In the Prochlorococcus sp. MIT 1307 genome, one interval contains:
- a CDS encoding prohibitin family protein yields MTTPFRNITPSGPGGNAAVLLILSFAGFILLTSSFFVVPAGQVAVVTTLGKVSGGARLPGLNFKIPFVQSTYPFNVQTQVKPEKFESLTKDLQVIAATATVKYALKPNEAGRVFRTISYNDREIYNRIIKPSLLKALKSVFSKYELVTIASSWSDISEIVEKTVADELNKFDYVEVQALDLTGLEIAEEYRAAIEQKQIAEQQLLRAQTEVKIAEQEAKRYETLTRSLDDQVLFKLFLDKWDGKTQVVPALPGSKGGSTPVIVGGRK; encoded by the coding sequence ATGACCACTCCATTTCGCAACATCACTCCATCTGGTCCAGGTGGAAACGCAGCTGTTCTGCTCATTCTCTCTTTCGCAGGCTTCATATTGCTTACCAGTTCATTTTTTGTAGTTCCTGCTGGTCAAGTGGCCGTTGTAACTACTTTGGGTAAAGTCAGTGGAGGTGCTCGTCTACCAGGCCTAAACTTTAAAATTCCTTTTGTACAGTCAACTTATCCATTCAATGTACAAACTCAGGTAAAACCAGAAAAGTTTGAGTCCTTAACTAAGGACTTGCAGGTGATTGCGGCTACAGCGACAGTTAAATATGCCTTGAAGCCTAATGAAGCTGGACGTGTGTTTAGGACAATTTCTTACAACGATAGAGAAATTTATAATCGTATTATTAAACCTTCTTTGTTAAAAGCGCTTAAATCTGTCTTTTCTAAATATGAGCTAGTTACTATCGCTAGCTCTTGGAGTGATATTTCTGAGATAGTTGAAAAAACTGTTGCTGATGAGCTTAATAAATTTGATTATGTGGAGGTCCAGGCTCTTGACCTTACAGGTTTGGAAATAGCAGAAGAATATAGAGCTGCTATTGAGCAGAAACAGATTGCTGAGCAACAGTTATTGAGAGCACAAACTGAAGTGAAGATTGCTGAACAAGAAGCTAAGAGATATGAAACCCTTACTAGGAGCTTGGATGATCAGGTCTTATTTAAGTTGTTTTTAGATAAATGGGATGGAAAAACCCAGGTTGTTCCTGCACTTCCTGGCTCTAAGGGTGGAAGTACTCCAGTAATAGTTGGAGGTCGTAAATAG
- the hemL gene encoding glutamate-1-semialdehyde 2,1-aminomutase, with translation MNTSLSQNIFSAAQALMPGGVSSPVRAFKSVGGQPIVFDRVKGPYAWDVDGNRFIDYVGSWGPAICGHAHPEVTASLQEALEKGTSFGAPCQLENKLAEMVIDAVPSVEMVRFVNSGTEACMAVLRLMRAYTGRDKVIKFEGCYHGHADMFLVKAGSGVATLGLPDSPGVPRSTTANTLTAPYNDLEAVKELFAENPDAISGVILEPVVGNAGFITPEPGFLEGLRELTKENGALLVFDEVMTGFRISYGGAQARFGVTPDLTTLGKVIGGGLPVGAYGGSTEIMSMVAPAGPMYQAGTLSGNPLAMTAGIKTLELLRQDGTYEKLEATTKKLFEGILQSAKDSGIPITGSSISAMFGFYLCEGPVRNFEEAKATNTELFGKLHRAMLERGVYLAPSAFEAGFTSLAHSEDDINATLKAFQESFAEIQK, from the coding sequence TTGAACACCAGCCTTTCACAGAACATTTTCAGCGCAGCACAGGCGCTAATGCCTGGTGGTGTTAGTTCTCCTGTTAGGGCATTCAAGTCTGTAGGAGGACAGCCAATAGTTTTTGATCGTGTCAAAGGTCCCTATGCGTGGGATGTAGATGGCAATCGATTCATCGACTATGTAGGAAGCTGGGGGCCAGCAATTTGTGGCCATGCTCATCCTGAAGTAACCGCATCACTTCAAGAAGCATTAGAGAAAGGAACAAGCTTTGGAGCCCCCTGTCAACTAGAAAATAAATTGGCAGAAATGGTTATAGATGCCGTCCCAAGTGTCGAGATGGTGCGGTTTGTTAACAGTGGAACCGAAGCATGCATGGCTGTGCTTCGCCTAATGAGGGCCTACACAGGGAGAGACAAGGTAATCAAATTTGAAGGGTGTTACCACGGCCATGCAGATATGTTTCTAGTAAAAGCAGGTTCAGGAGTCGCCACGCTGGGACTTCCGGATTCTCCTGGAGTTCCTCGCAGTACGACTGCCAATACACTGACAGCTCCATATAACGATCTCGAAGCAGTAAAGGAGCTGTTTGCAGAAAATCCAGACGCAATTTCAGGGGTAATTCTTGAGCCTGTAGTCGGTAATGCAGGTTTCATTACACCTGAACCAGGCTTTCTAGAAGGATTAAGAGAACTCACCAAAGAGAATGGGGCTCTTCTTGTCTTCGATGAAGTAATGACCGGATTCAGGATCAGCTATGGAGGAGCACAAGCAAGATTTGGAGTTACTCCTGATTTGACCACTCTGGGAAAAGTTATTGGCGGAGGCCTTCCGGTAGGAGCCTATGGAGGTAGTACTGAAATCATGTCAATGGTCGCTCCAGCAGGGCCCATGTATCAAGCTGGCACACTTAGTGGCAACCCCCTAGCCATGACCGCTGGCATTAAAACGCTTGAATTACTTCGACAAGATGGTACCTATGAAAAGCTTGAGGCAACTACTAAAAAACTATTTGAGGGCATTCTCCAATCTGCGAAAGACTCTGGAATCCCAATCACAGGAAGCAGCATAAGTGCAATGTTTGGTTTCTATCTATGCGAAGGACCCGTAAGAAATTTTGAAGAGGCAAAAGCAACAAATACTGAACTATTTGGCAAATTGCATCGTGCAATGCTGGAAAGAGGAGTCTATCTAGCTCCTAGCGCATTCGAAGCAGGCTTTACTTCACTAGCCCATTCAGAAGATGACATCAATGCAACTTTAAAAGCCTTCCAAGAAAGTTTTGCAGAAATACAAAAGTAA
- the xth gene encoding exodeoxyribonuclease III translates to MQIATWNVNSIRTRLTQVKGWLEEVSPDLLCLQETKVADPFFPKAEIEASGYQVCFHGQKSYNGVALISRHPLKDIRLGLSGELPCDSKADYFGEQKRVISALVNGIRVVNVYVPNGSSLNSEKYTYKIQWLNCLERYLQAQSKRDEPLCILGDFNIALEDKDIHSPERLTGGIMASDAERGALQNLLGERLQDVFRLFEPGTHHWSWWDYRSGAWARDKGWRIDHIYLCEELLKNAKSCEIHKKVRGNDQPSDHAPVLTDISWPPLDEDDSDQGNDLFQY, encoded by the coding sequence GTGCAAATTGCCACCTGGAATGTTAATTCAATTCGGACTCGTCTTACACAAGTAAAAGGTTGGTTAGAAGAAGTTAGTCCTGACTTGCTTTGTCTACAGGAAACAAAGGTAGCGGACCCCTTTTTTCCAAAAGCAGAGATAGAAGCAAGTGGCTATCAAGTTTGCTTTCATGGACAAAAGTCTTACAACGGAGTTGCACTAATAAGCCGCCACCCTTTGAAGGATATTCGGCTTGGCCTTAGTGGAGAACTGCCTTGTGACTCCAAAGCTGATTATTTTGGAGAACAAAAGCGGGTTATAAGCGCACTGGTGAATGGCATTCGAGTCGTAAATGTATATGTTCCAAATGGCTCATCGTTGAACTCTGAAAAATACACCTACAAAATTCAATGGCTTAATTGTCTTGAACGTTACCTCCAGGCTCAGTCCAAACGCGATGAACCTCTTTGCATTTTAGGAGATTTCAATATCGCACTTGAAGATAAAGACATTCACAGTCCAGAGCGACTAACAGGAGGAATAATGGCCAGCGATGCTGAAAGAGGTGCTCTTCAAAACCTCTTAGGTGAAAGGCTTCAAGATGTTTTTAGGTTATTTGAACCTGGAACACATCATTGGAGTTGGTGGGACTACCGAAGCGGAGCATGGGCTCGTGACAAAGGCTGGAGAATTGATCACATTTATCTATGCGAAGAACTGCTTAAAAACGCAAAGAGTTGCGAAATCCATAAGAAGGTACGTGGCAATGATCAACCTAGTGATCATGCACCAGTTTTAACTGACATTAGTTGGCCTCCATTAGATGAGGACGACTCTGATCAGGGTAATGACCTATTCCAATATTGA
- the larC gene encoding nickel pincer cofactor biosynthesis protein LarC — protein sequence MKSLFIDCPTGIAGDMLLSALLDIGIPKRVIEEPLLSIGLGKTFSLGIQEARSFGIRGLRTCVEGLPVAPSSTRLKKIIEIVEQASWSNPLKNKVLNVFMTLGAAEASVHGTALEDIHLHEVGSLDALIEVVSICAAVEYLNPLEICCSPLPTGSGSVSTSHGLLPVPVPVVVELAKTNQIKLVTGEEYPKGELTTPTGLALMVVLADRYCQPNSFEIEAVGIGLGKRNFDRPNLLRAYLLDQIERPRILSESNGLTWQTLFFQEAWIDDASPEDIAHLINELRKAGAIDVVSQPVQMKKGRQGVCIKAIVTSNDIDAVRLVWFLKSTTIGLRENLGGRWVLSRRRGTCLTAFGKIEVKQVRRPDGCLTIKPEHDEIVRISLETGKSLEDVRSQVIRTYEDFVPSEDWS from the coding sequence ATGAAATCGCTTTTTATTGATTGTCCTACAGGTATTGCTGGAGATATGCTCTTGTCAGCACTTTTAGATATTGGAATTCCCAAGAGGGTTATTGAGGAACCTCTGTTATCAATTGGTTTGGGTAAAACCTTTTCTTTAGGTATTCAAGAAGCTCGTAGTTTTGGGATTAGAGGATTAAGAACTTGTGTAGAAGGATTGCCTGTAGCGCCTTCTTCTACACGTTTGAAGAAAATAATCGAAATAGTCGAACAGGCCTCTTGGTCAAATCCACTCAAAAATAAGGTTTTAAATGTCTTTATGACACTAGGTGCAGCTGAGGCGTCAGTGCATGGAACAGCTTTGGAGGATATTCACTTGCATGAGGTTGGATCTTTAGATGCTCTTATTGAGGTGGTGTCCATATGTGCTGCAGTTGAATATTTGAACCCTTTAGAAATTTGTTGTTCGCCTCTCCCTACTGGTTCTGGATCGGTAAGTACCTCGCATGGACTCTTGCCTGTGCCTGTCCCAGTAGTTGTAGAACTAGCAAAAACTAATCAAATAAAACTCGTTACTGGTGAGGAGTATCCCAAGGGGGAGTTAACAACGCCTACTGGTCTTGCTTTGATGGTTGTATTGGCCGATAGATATTGTCAGCCAAACTCATTTGAGATAGAGGCGGTTGGCATTGGTTTAGGTAAAAGGAATTTTGATAGACCTAATTTGTTGAGAGCTTATTTATTAGACCAAATAGAACGTCCTCGCATTTTAAGTGAAAGTAACGGACTTACTTGGCAAACTTTATTTTTTCAAGAAGCTTGGATTGATGATGCTAGCCCTGAGGATATAGCTCACCTGATTAATGAGCTGCGAAAAGCTGGAGCTATTGATGTTGTTAGTCAACCTGTTCAAATGAAGAAAGGTCGTCAAGGGGTATGCATTAAAGCAATAGTTACATCAAATGATATTGATGCAGTGCGTTTAGTTTGGTTTTTAAAAAGTACGACTATTGGTCTTAGGGAGAACTTAGGTGGCAGGTGGGTTTTATCTCGTCGAAGAGGCACATGTTTAACAGCTTTCGGGAAAATAGAAGTAAAGCAGGTTCGACGCCCAGATGGATGCTTAACAATTAAGCCTGAGCATGATGAGATAGTTCGCATAAGCCTTGAAACTGGAAAGTCTCTTGAAGATGTACGTAGTCAGGTGATTCGCACATACGAGGATTTTGTTCCTAGCGAGGACTGGTCATGA
- a CDS encoding lysylphosphatidylglycerol synthase domain-containing protein translates to MNVNLRRLKLFLAKVSPPGGFRLWITITSLTFVGYSLFRNSENFNKIPLDTITFSWISFGIGVSLLSLIVNAIAWRLLLSWLDYDSNKIELIPLFLSSNLLKYLPGGIWHFVERLRALRSQMGSGQALASVLLEPLLMAAAALLWVPLGGFQSGLEGLCIIPALCFIKRFRDPLLRRLERLKANQLEQIYSEIHFGSGINNISLQRSNYPFKALIAEILFVLFRFLGFWCCLNAFSLESAIPFMEWMAAFALAWTIGLVVPAAPGGVGVFEAALLIRVGTYVPEAPLLATLLCYRLTATIADLFAGFGVLLRSKIIASNIIN, encoded by the coding sequence TTGAACGTTAATTTGCGCCGTTTAAAACTATTTTTAGCTAAGGTATCTCCCCCAGGTGGTTTTCGCTTATGGATAACAATAACTAGTTTAACTTTTGTTGGATATTCGCTTTTTAGAAATAGTGAAAATTTCAACAAGATTCCTCTCGATACAATTACATTTAGTTGGATATCTTTTGGTATTGGAGTCAGCCTTCTAAGCTTAATAGTTAACGCAATTGCTTGGAGATTATTATTGTCTTGGCTGGACTATGATTCAAATAAAATTGAGCTAATACCACTTTTCCTTAGCAGCAACTTGTTGAAGTATTTACCTGGTGGTATATGGCATTTTGTTGAAAGACTTAGGGCCCTAAGGTCTCAGATGGGCTCAGGGCAAGCACTGGCTTCAGTGTTGCTTGAGCCATTGCTGATGGCAGCGGCTGCATTGCTTTGGGTCCCATTAGGAGGTTTTCAATCAGGATTGGAAGGCTTGTGTATTATCCCAGCACTATGTTTTATTAAACGTTTTAGAGATCCTCTACTTAGAAGGCTAGAAAGACTAAAGGCTAATCAGTTAGAGCAAATTTATTCTGAAATTCATTTTGGGAGTGGCATTAATAATATTAGTCTTCAGAGAAGTAATTATCCTTTCAAAGCTTTAATTGCTGAGATCCTTTTTGTCCTTTTTAGATTTCTGGGATTTTGGTGTTGCTTAAATGCTTTTTCCCTTGAGTCGGCCATTCCTTTCATGGAATGGATGGCTGCTTTTGCTTTGGCTTGGACTATTGGTTTGGTTGTGCCTGCCGCACCTGGAGGTGTAGGTGTTTTTGAGGCAGCCTTACTTATCAGAGTGGGTACTTACGTTCCAGAAGCTCCACTTTTAGCTACACTACTTTGTTATAGACTTACAGCTACAATTGCAGACTTATTTGCTGGCTTTGGTGTTCTCCTAAGGAGTAAAATTATAGCTTCAAATATAATTAATTAG
- a CDS encoding iron ABC transporter permease — MKSGISLKKSQKVLNPSKGHSGRTILSAIAVIVCFIALWPLIGLLGEGFNGLKNGSIGLGVDGPRQIMGTLFLLVFTGLVGALVGTTNGWLLANCRFPGRKLLRIAQLLPLATPAYLLSATLIDLGSIHSIRIYGMNWGILVMALTTYPYVFLLSTESFTKCGRRQLEACRSLGVGPWDSFRRIALPMALPAIGAGVALISMEVINELGAVQLLNIPSISAGIVENWVTNGNPTGAIALAIIGLLIVMILVAYERSLRSRSRRWTEGVAGGEAPCWKLKGLRAMLAQSIAIGPPAFTLGVPIAWIAVNFDQLGRGLDGELLLLTVRSLGLGFAAASLAVLAALLLSVAKRWNTSKWMKSLTFLAGIGYAIPGAVLALSLFPFAGPPWRFAPLILLLWGYSDRFLAVAKGGLDAAFERISPTLDEAAMGLGCKWQKVLKDVHLPLLKGPLGVGGLLVFVDTLKELPLSFTLRPFDFDTLSVRIFQYASDERMPEAIVPSLIILSLGLIASLALIPGLDSSTNIEEERSH; from the coding sequence ATGAAATCAGGAATCTCACTGAAAAAAAGCCAAAAAGTTTTGAATCCTTCCAAAGGGCACTCAGGTAGAACAATACTTAGTGCTATTGCAGTAATTGTTTGTTTTATTGCCTTGTGGCCTTTAATTGGACTACTAGGAGAAGGTTTCAACGGCTTAAAAAACGGTTCCATCGGCCTTGGGGTAGACGGGCCTAGACAAATCATGGGGACATTATTCTTACTTGTTTTCACTGGGCTAGTTGGAGCTCTTGTTGGCACCACAAATGGTTGGTTACTAGCTAATTGCCGTTTTCCTGGTAGGAAATTGCTCAGGATTGCTCAACTGTTGCCGCTTGCAACTCCAGCATATCTACTTTCAGCAACACTTATAGACCTGGGAAGTATTCATTCCATAAGGATTTATGGAATGAATTGGGGGATTTTAGTTATGGCACTTACAACTTACCCATATGTATTCCTACTAAGCACAGAGAGTTTTACAAAATGTGGGAGGAGACAACTAGAAGCATGTAGAAGTCTAGGCGTCGGTCCATGGGACAGTTTCAGACGTATAGCGCTACCAATGGCATTACCTGCCATTGGCGCGGGAGTGGCACTGATCAGCATGGAAGTAATTAATGAGCTAGGTGCTGTACAACTTCTAAATATTCCAAGCATTTCTGCTGGCATAGTTGAGAACTGGGTAACGAATGGCAATCCAACTGGAGCAATAGCTCTAGCAATTATCGGGCTCTTAATAGTCATGATTCTTGTCGCCTATGAACGCAGCCTCAGAAGTAGAAGTCGCCGTTGGACAGAAGGAGTTGCGGGAGGAGAAGCACCTTGTTGGAAGCTCAAAGGACTCAGAGCAATGCTTGCTCAAAGCATTGCAATTGGTCCGCCAGCCTTCACTCTTGGTGTCCCAATTGCTTGGATCGCAGTCAATTTTGATCAATTGGGGAGAGGGCTCGATGGAGAACTTCTTCTCCTCACAGTACGAAGTCTTGGGCTTGGATTTGCCGCAGCCAGTCTTGCTGTTTTAGCAGCTTTACTACTGTCAGTTGCTAAAAGATGGAATACAAGTAAGTGGATGAAAAGTCTTACTTTTCTAGCAGGTATAGGGTATGCCATTCCAGGGGCTGTACTTGCTTTAAGCCTTTTTCCCTTTGCAGGCCCACCCTGGAGATTCGCTCCTTTAATTTTATTATTATGGGGGTATAGTGATAGATTTTTAGCCGTTGCAAAAGGAGGGCTTGACGCGGCTTTTGAACGCATTTCACCAACCCTTGATGAAGCTGCTATGGGACTTGGATGTAAATGGCAAAAAGTTCTTAAAGATGTTCATTTACCCCTACTCAAAGGGCCTTTAGGTGTTGGAGGTTTACTGGTTTTTGTAGACACCTTGAAAGAGTTGCCTCTTAGTTTTACTTTAAGGCCTTTTGATTTTGATACCCTTTCAGTGCGAATCTTTCAATATGCCAGTGATGAAAGGATGCCTGAAGCAATAGTGCCTTCTCTTATAATACTTTCACTAGGACTGATAGCTTCGTTAGCATTAATTCCAGGATTAGATAGTAGTACTAATATAGAAGAAGAGCGATCACATTAA
- a CDS encoding GTP-binding protein, with the protein MSESIATTSVNSSNNDEGTKDSLGIPVTILTGFLGAGKTTLLNHILTNQKGLKTAVLVNEFGEIGIDNDLIVATGEEMVELSNGCICCSINGELLEAVQRVLKKPNSIDYLVVETTGLADPLPVAMTFLGSELRDLTRLDSIITLIDAENFNLKLLDSEVARAQVIYGDILLLNKCDLVIESRLLEIEAQLRETKKDARILRSIKGEISLPLLMSVGLFETDQIKISPTQQHQDHSDCDHEHGHCQHSHNHDESQHQLTHNSDHLEIEGFTSLAFESNDPFSLRKFQNFLDNQLPSGVFRAKGILWFNESERRHIFHLAGKRFSIDDTDWKSERKNQLVLIGRQLDHSTLRSQLHACVTRDDGKGFAK; encoded by the coding sequence ATGAGTGAATCAATCGCCACCACTTCAGTAAATTCCTCTAATAATGATGAAGGAACAAAGGACTCTCTTGGGATACCCGTAACAATTCTCACAGGGTTCCTCGGTGCGGGAAAAACAACATTGCTAAATCACATTTTAACTAATCAAAAAGGGTTAAAAACTGCGGTTCTAGTCAATGAGTTTGGAGAAATTGGTATCGACAATGACCTGATTGTTGCGACCGGTGAGGAAATGGTTGAGCTAAGCAACGGATGCATCTGTTGTTCGATTAATGGTGAATTACTAGAAGCAGTTCAGCGAGTCCTAAAAAAACCTAACTCGATTGATTATTTAGTAGTTGAAACAACAGGTCTTGCAGACCCTCTCCCAGTGGCGATGACATTTCTTGGCAGCGAACTACGAGATCTAACGCGACTTGATTCAATTATCACTCTTATCGATGCTGAAAATTTCAACCTCAAACTTCTCGATAGCGAAGTGGCTCGAGCTCAGGTTATTTATGGAGACATCCTTCTTCTAAATAAATGTGATCTGGTTATAGAGAGTCGCCTATTAGAGATAGAAGCACAGCTTAGAGAGACAAAAAAAGATGCAAGGATTTTGCGCTCTATTAAGGGTGAAATTTCATTACCTCTACTTATGAGTGTTGGTCTTTTTGAAACCGATCAGATAAAAATCAGCCCAACTCAACAACACCAAGACCACAGCGATTGTGACCACGAACATGGACATTGCCAGCATTCACACAATCATGATGAATCACAACATCAGCTAACTCACAACTCTGACCATTTAGAAATCGAAGGATTCACATCCTTGGCTTTTGAAAGTAATGATCCATTCTCCTTACGAAAATTCCAAAATTTCCTAGACAACCAACTTCCTTCGGGCGTATTCCGAGCGAAAGGGATTTTATGGTTCAACGAAAGCGAACGAAGACATATTTTCCATCTTGCAGGTAAACGATTCTCTATTGATGACACAGATTGGAAAAGCGAAAGGAAGAATCAACTTGTCTTAATTGGTCGCCAACTTGACCATTCCACACTTAGGAGTCAGCTACACGCTTGCGTGACTCGTGATGATGGGAAAGGTTTTGCTAAATGA
- a CDS encoding 4a-hydroxytetrahydrobiopterin dehydratase encodes MKEKLLNKKELASLQQQLPKWEFQQSRLKREWRFLNFIEAFGFITKVAMLSEAMNHHPEWTNVYSKVTIELTTHDAGGITQLDIRLAKAINMLDTK; translated from the coding sequence ATGAAAGAAAAGCTATTAAACAAAAAAGAACTCGCTTCACTTCAACAACAACTTCCAAAATGGGAGTTTCAGCAATCTCGACTCAAAAGAGAGTGGCGTTTCTTAAATTTTATAGAAGCCTTTGGGTTTATAACGAAAGTAGCAATGCTTTCCGAAGCAATGAATCATCACCCAGAGTGGACTAACGTCTACTCAAAAGTGACAATTGAATTAACTACTCATGATGCAGGAGGAATAACTCAACTCGATATTCGACTAGCCAAGGCAATCAATATGCTTGACACAAAATGA
- a CDS encoding secondary thiamine-phosphate synthase enzyme YjbQ, translating into MKQILSELSIETPGEGFIDITSEINKWIIKNKFHQGILVLFTKHTSCSLTINENADPRVLEDLSSFMKALVPEEGVRKPNHQGQFTLYRHNEEGVDDMPAHIRTTLTCSSLSLSINEKKLVLGTWQAIYLWEHRYSRHSRKLYLHAIGEVEEDKATFFAESNATLTARTNASKPNEVVRKRHNSEVMNKDKDSTNTNFDLLNHRIQDPTNKADSITPEGMQ; encoded by the coding sequence GTGAAACAGATCCTCTCTGAGCTTTCAATCGAAACCCCTGGCGAAGGGTTTATAGATATAACTTCTGAAATCAACAAGTGGATAATTAAAAATAAATTCCACCAAGGTATCTTGGTTTTATTTACAAAGCATACAAGCTGCAGCCTCACGATCAATGAAAATGCTGATCCAAGAGTATTAGAAGATCTTTCATCTTTTATGAAGGCACTTGTACCTGAAGAAGGCGTCAGAAAGCCCAATCATCAAGGACAATTCACTTTATATAGACATAATGAAGAGGGTGTCGACGATATGCCAGCACACATACGAACAACACTTACTTGTAGTTCATTGAGTCTTAGTATCAATGAAAAAAAGCTTGTGCTAGGTACTTGGCAGGCCATCTACCTTTGGGAGCATCGCTATTCAAGGCATTCAAGAAAGTTATATTTACATGCAATCGGAGAAGTTGAAGAAGACAAAGCTACCTTTTTCGCTGAAAGTAACGCTACGCTAACTGCGAGAACTAATGCATCGAAGCCTAACGAAGTTGTTCGTAAAAGACACAATTCTGAGGTTATGAATAAAGACAAAGATAGCACCAACACTAACTTTGACTTATTAAATCATCGCATTCAGGATCCAACAAACAAAGCTGATTCCATCACACCAGAAGGAATGCAATGA